A genomic stretch from Microbacterium proteolyticum includes:
- a CDS encoding S8 family serine peptidase — MGRTLRSVTAIAVAGLFTAAGVTPALAAEVGEGVTPPTPIESATGSYIVVLDDAPVATYDGGVPGFDATKSDDARLDPTTPEVREYSAFLEQRQQDVAREVGVQADATYTVAVNGFSAQMDPNQAAKLAATDGVLKVVPDEIRHPHAVPSTEFLGLEGDNGVWQRVGGTDAAGEGVVVGVIDTGIAPENPSFAGDPLGTTPGDEPYIDGNDVVYRKADGTDFRSARVAEGNGWSSSDYTTKLVGAKYFDTGAAASGFTFEADYRSPRDGDTHGSHTAGTAAGNNGVDATVEGLDFGAVSGVAPAAKVAAYKACWAGPDPLVTSDDVCALSDLLGAINAAVTDGVDVINYSIGGGAASSTFALEDQAFFNAAAAGIFVAVSAGNSGPGASTADHASPWYTTVAASTIPTYEGTVTLPNGFEAAGASISVPADQEVMAPVVYAGDVAASGADPAQAALCFLGTLDPAKVAGKIVVCDRGQNARVEKSEEVKNAGGVGMILVNVTPASVDNDFHSVPTVHLDAQYRDALLSYVRETPDATATLIGENITDEVTPTPQVAGFSSRGPMLADGSDILKPDVSAPGVAILAAAANAPGADPAYEFLSGTSMSSPHVAGLAALYFGERPRATPAEVKSAMMTTAYDTVDAEGADVEDPFAQGAGHVDPTKYFDPGLLYLNGSADWAAFLQGKGLYDFGVEPIDGSDLNLASISIGSLAKPQTVTRTVTSTQAGSFTASIEVPGVDAVVEPSTLDFAAAGEEQTFTVTFTRTTAPAEQWTTGFLTWTSGDTQVRSPIAIHPATAEAPAEVSGTGASGSTNVEILPGFTGELPLTLSGLTAETLLTDADNPVEGHSGNQDSGDADGYVRWIVDVPEGTTLSRFDLDSSDDDGSDLDLFVSRVVSPDDLRYYERFTSATASADERVSLPDPTPGTYLVEANVYSFTAPFTWDMTYANVAPGGEGQLTATPNPLTVEQGTPVAYDLSWQGLAPATRYLGVVTYGESSVQTVLTVDSGEAAPVAVEAPTVSGTAALNRTLQATPGTWNPAEVTTTYQWLRDGEPIEGATSQTYRVQRADLGRVLSVRVTATSTATGLTGTADSAGVPAVVSSRTQVTVSPWVGRTSDTYKVTVRVSPAAGPAAQGDVTVTVAGKAYTATLQSGRATITLDPQTRGAKVVKVSYGGSTTVQSSNAVSAFIVLR, encoded by the coding sequence ATGGGTCGAACCCTGCGTTCGGTCACGGCTATCGCCGTGGCCGGCCTGTTCACCGCGGCCGGAGTCACGCCCGCGCTGGCCGCCGAGGTGGGCGAGGGGGTGACGCCTCCCACACCCATCGAGTCCGCCACGGGCAGCTACATCGTCGTGCTCGACGACGCCCCCGTCGCCACGTACGACGGCGGTGTGCCCGGTTTCGACGCCACGAAGTCCGACGACGCGCGGCTTGATCCCACCACCCCCGAGGTGCGGGAGTATTCGGCCTTCCTCGAGCAGCGGCAACAGGACGTCGCACGGGAGGTCGGAGTCCAGGCCGACGCGACCTACACGGTGGCGGTGAACGGCTTCAGCGCGCAGATGGACCCCAACCAGGCCGCGAAGCTCGCCGCGACCGACGGCGTCCTGAAGGTCGTGCCCGACGAGATCCGCCACCCTCACGCCGTCCCCTCGACCGAGTTCCTCGGCCTCGAGGGCGACAATGGCGTGTGGCAGCGCGTCGGCGGCACGGATGCCGCGGGCGAGGGCGTCGTGGTCGGCGTCATCGACACCGGCATCGCCCCGGAGAACCCCTCGTTCGCGGGCGACCCTCTGGGCACCACCCCCGGTGACGAGCCGTACATCGACGGCAACGACGTCGTCTACCGCAAGGCGGACGGCACCGACTTCCGCTCGGCTCGGGTCGCCGAGGGCAACGGCTGGTCGTCGTCGGACTACACCACCAAGCTCGTCGGCGCGAAGTACTTCGACACGGGCGCTGCCGCGTCCGGGTTCACGTTCGAGGCGGACTACCGCTCCCCGCGCGACGGCGACACGCACGGTTCGCACACCGCCGGCACCGCCGCCGGCAACAACGGTGTCGACGCCACCGTGGAGGGTCTCGACTTCGGCGCCGTCTCCGGCGTCGCCCCGGCCGCCAAGGTCGCGGCGTACAAGGCGTGCTGGGCCGGCCCTGACCCGCTGGTGACGTCCGACGACGTCTGCGCCCTCAGCGACCTGCTCGGCGCGATCAACGCCGCCGTCACCGACGGTGTCGACGTGATCAACTACTCCATCGGCGGGGGAGCGGCCAGCTCGACATTCGCGCTCGAAGACCAGGCGTTCTTCAACGCCGCCGCCGCGGGCATCTTCGTCGCCGTCTCGGCGGGCAACTCCGGTCCCGGCGCCTCGACGGCCGATCACGCCTCGCCGTGGTACACCACGGTCGCCGCCTCGACGATCCCGACCTACGAGGGCACCGTGACGCTGCCAAACGGCTTCGAAGCCGCCGGCGCCTCCATCTCGGTCCCCGCCGACCAGGAGGTCATGGCTCCCGTGGTCTACGCCGGCGACGTCGCGGCATCCGGAGCCGACCCCGCGCAGGCGGCGCTGTGCTTCCTCGGAACGCTCGACCCCGCGAAGGTCGCGGGCAAGATCGTGGTGTGCGACCGCGGGCAGAACGCCCGTGTCGAGAAGTCGGAAGAGGTGAAGAACGCCGGCGGCGTGGGCATGATCCTCGTCAACGTCACCCCCGCGTCGGTCGACAACGACTTCCACTCCGTGCCGACGGTGCACCTCGACGCGCAGTATCGCGACGCGCTGCTGTCGTACGTGCGCGAGACCCCGGATGCCACGGCGACCCTCATCGGCGAGAACATCACCGACGAGGTCACCCCCACGCCGCAGGTCGCGGGCTTCTCCAGCCGCGGACCGATGCTGGCCGACGGCAGCGACATCCTGAAGCCGGACGTCTCGGCTCCCGGTGTCGCGATCCTCGCCGCCGCGGCCAACGCGCCCGGCGCCGACCCGGCGTACGAGTTCCTGTCGGGCACCTCGATGTCGTCCCCGCACGTCGCGGGCCTCGCCGCCCTCTACTTCGGGGAGCGTCCGCGGGCCACGCCCGCCGAGGTGAAGTCGGCGATGATGACCACGGCGTACGACACCGTCGACGCCGAAGGCGCCGATGTGGAGGATCCGTTCGCGCAGGGTGCCGGCCACGTCGATCCCACGAAGTACTTCGACCCGGGTCTGCTCTATCTGAACGGTTCCGCTGACTGGGCGGCTTTCCTGCAGGGCAAGGGACTCTACGACTTCGGCGTCGAACCCATCGACGGCAGCGACCTGAACCTCGCGTCGATCTCCATCGGCTCGCTGGCCAAGCCGCAGACGGTCACCCGCACGGTCACCTCGACGCAGGCGGGCAGCTTCACGGCATCCATCGAGGTGCCCGGAGTGGATGCCGTCGTCGAGCCGTCGACGCTGGACTTCGCCGCCGCCGGGGAGGAGCAGACCTTCACGGTGACGTTCACCCGCACGACCGCTCCGGCCGAGCAGTGGACGACCGGGTTCCTCACGTGGACGAGCGGGGACACCCAGGTGCGCTCGCCCATCGCGATCCACCCGGCCACCGCCGAGGCGCCCGCGGAGGTGTCGGGCACCGGAGCATCGGGCAGCACGAACGTCGAGATCCTCCCCGGCTTCACCGGAGAGCTGCCGCTGACGCTGTCGGGCCTGACGGCGGAGACGCTGCTCACCGACGCCGACAACCCCGTCGAGGGCCACAGCGGAAACCAGGACTCCGGTGACGCCGACGGCTACGTGCGGTGGATCGTCGACGTTCCCGAGGGCACGACGCTCTCGCGTTTCGACCTCGACTCCTCGGACGACGACGGCAGCGACCTCGACCTGTTCGTCTCGCGCGTCGTCAGCCCCGACGACCTGCGGTACTACGAGCGGTTCACCTCGGCGACCGCCTCGGCCGACGAGCGAGTGTCGCTTCCTGATCCCACCCCGGGCACGTACCTCGTCGAGGCGAACGTCTATTCGTTCACCGCGCCCTTCACGTGGGACATGACCTACGCCAACGTCGCCCCCGGCGGCGAGGGTCAGCTGACGGCCACCCCCAACCCGCTGACCGTCGAGCAGGGCACCCCGGTGGCCTACGACCTGTCGTGGCAGGGACTCGCGCCCGCGACGCGCTACCTCGGCGTCGTGACCTACGGCGAGTCCTCGGTGCAGACGGTGCTCACCGTGGACTCCGGAGAGGCGGCGCCCGTCGCCGTCGAGGCGCCGACCGTGTCGGGGACCGCAGCGCTGAACCGCACCCTGCAGGCCACGCCCGGTACCTGGAACCCCGCCGAGGTGACCACCACCTACCAGTGGCTCCGAGACGGTGAACCGATCGAGGGCGCCACGTCGCAGACGTACCGTGTGCAGCGCGCCGACCTCGGCCGTGTGCTGAGCGTGCGGGTGACCGCGACCTCGACGGCCACGGGCCTCACGGGAACCGCCGACAGCGCGGGCGTGCCGGCCGTCGTGTCCTCGCGCACGCAGGTCACGGTGAGCCCCTGGGTGGGTCGCACGAGCGACACGTACAAGGTCACCGTGCGCGTCAGCCCGGCCGCGGGCCCCGCGGCGCAAGGCGATGTGACCGTGACCGTGGCGGGCAAGGCGTACACCGCCACCCTCCAGAGCGGCCGCGCGACCATCACCCTCGACCCGCAGACGCGCGGCGCCAAGGTGGTGAAGGTCAGCTACGGCGGCAGCACCACCGTGCAGTCCTCCAACGCCGTCAGCGCGTTCATCGTGCTGCGGTAG
- a CDS encoding LCP family protein, with protein sequence MPRRRRTVAQHAHLPSPHPLGQLATLVAVAVVVAVVSVIGVVSYTAYDLTAEFVEEAVVVQNQPPVPPDLGQLEGGVNMMVVGIDACEENLIALFGERCEGPDSEGRLNDVNILVHISDAPRKVTVVSFPRDLVFEAPACDTSDGGRFDGGSLQINELYTYGGLSCVITAISDMSGQQIQFGAMVTFGGVIEITNAIGGVEICLASDMRDENTGIDWKAGPRTIQGIEALQFLRTRYGVGGSDLARVSNQQQYMSRLARKLVSEEVLSNPATLFRLASTGLRNVTPTQSLTNPLTLVQVAQAVKDVPFEDIVFVQYPTVEAPSDANRVAPDYSAAEVLWDALAANQAIEVTGDVAVNGGTVVADPTPAPDASPTEDAVPAEEVEPGDIDPSSGAVALPPSISGSSAAQQTCSAGVVN encoded by the coding sequence ATGCCCCGGCGCCGTCGCACCGTCGCACAGCACGCACACCTGCCCTCCCCCCATCCCCTCGGCCAACTCGCGACGCTCGTCGCCGTGGCCGTCGTGGTCGCGGTCGTCTCGGTGATCGGCGTCGTGTCGTACACCGCGTACGACCTCACGGCGGAGTTCGTCGAGGAAGCCGTCGTCGTCCAGAATCAGCCCCCGGTGCCGCCCGATCTCGGTCAGCTCGAAGGCGGCGTCAACATGATGGTCGTCGGCATCGACGCCTGCGAGGAGAACCTGATCGCGCTCTTCGGCGAGCGGTGCGAAGGGCCCGACTCCGAGGGGCGGCTCAACGACGTCAACATCCTCGTGCACATCTCGGACGCGCCTCGCAAGGTGACCGTCGTGTCGTTCCCCCGCGACCTGGTGTTCGAAGCCCCGGCGTGCGACACCTCCGACGGCGGCCGGTTCGACGGGGGCTCCCTGCAGATCAACGAGCTCTACACGTACGGCGGACTGTCGTGCGTGATCACCGCCATCTCCGACATGAGCGGGCAGCAGATCCAGTTCGGGGCGATGGTCACCTTCGGCGGGGTCATCGAGATCACCAACGCGATCGGCGGGGTGGAGATCTGCCTCGCCAGCGACATGCGCGACGAGAACACCGGCATCGACTGGAAGGCCGGTCCGCGCACCATCCAAGGCATCGAAGCCCTGCAGTTCCTCCGCACCCGCTACGGCGTGGGCGGCAGCGACCTGGCGCGCGTGAGCAATCAACAGCAGTACATGTCGCGGCTCGCGCGCAAGCTCGTCAGCGAGGAGGTGCTGTCGAACCCCGCGACGCTGTTCCGCCTGGCATCCACAGGGCTCCGGAACGTCACGCCCACGCAGAGCCTGACCAACCCCCTCACGCTGGTGCAGGTGGCGCAGGCGGTGAAGGACGTCCCGTTCGAGGACATCGTGTTCGTGCAGTACCCCACGGTCGAGGCGCCGTCGGACGCCAATCGCGTCGCGCCCGACTATTCCGCCGCGGAGGTGCTCTGGGACGCCCTCGCCGCCAACCAGGCCATCGAGGTCACGGGTGACGTCGCCGTCAACGGCGGCACGGTCGTCGCGGACCCGACACCCGCCCCCGACGCCTCGCCGACGGAGGACGCCGTGCCCGCCGAGGAGGTCGAGCCGGGCGACATCGACCCCTCGAGCGGCGCGGTCGCGCTGCCGCCCTCGATCAGCGGTTCGAGCGCGGCGCAGCAGACCTGCAGCGCGGGCGTCGTGAACTGA
- a CDS encoding tripartite tricarboxylate transporter permease has translation MFDNLLLGFQTALTFENILWCFVGVLAGTIIGLLPGLGSTTGVAVLLPLTFALEPVTALIMLAGIYYGAQYGGTITSVLISTPGEAASVVTTLDGYQMARKGRAGAALAISAIGSFVAAILSLVLLMTLAPPLAQLALAFGPVENLAIMILGLVIVVTFQGGALIRGAMMAVLGLLLSTVGVASGFSDARFTFGDVNLLGGIPFVEVMIGLFALGEVLRQIRVGAAAPIRARFRDMVISRREIMQSGPAILRGSGIGFLLGILPGAGSTLASFMAYGIERRVSRNGASFGRGAIEGVAAPESANNAAANANFVPTLSLGIPGGATTAVLLGAFTVYGLQPGPLLFETQPALVWGLLVSFFIGNVILLLLNLPLAPVFAQMLRIPYGYLYPIILLTSIIGAFSVSNNMFSVWIVLVFGLVGWLMKELDLPIAPLVLGLVLGPLFEKALVQTSALGEGNFGIMLQSPTALGVLVFAALLIVVPPVVSRARARRTPREHQSV, from the coding sequence ATGTTCGACAACCTTCTGCTGGGCTTCCAGACAGCTCTCACCTTCGAGAACATCCTCTGGTGCTTCGTCGGGGTGCTCGCGGGAACCATCATCGGCCTCCTCCCGGGGCTGGGGTCCACGACCGGCGTCGCTGTTCTGCTTCCGCTGACGTTCGCGCTCGAGCCGGTCACCGCGCTGATCATGCTCGCCGGCATCTATTACGGCGCGCAGTACGGCGGGACGATCACTTCCGTGCTCATCTCGACGCCGGGGGAGGCCGCGAGCGTGGTGACCACACTCGACGGCTATCAGATGGCTCGAAAGGGGAGAGCGGGCGCAGCCCTGGCCATCTCGGCCATCGGGTCGTTCGTGGCGGCGATCCTCTCTCTCGTCCTCTTGATGACCCTGGCGCCTCCGCTGGCGCAGCTCGCCCTGGCATTCGGACCGGTCGAGAATCTCGCGATCATGATCCTCGGTCTGGTCATCGTGGTGACCTTCCAGGGTGGGGCGCTGATCCGTGGCGCCATGATGGCCGTCCTCGGACTGCTCCTGTCGACGGTAGGCGTGGCATCCGGTTTCAGTGACGCCCGCTTCACCTTCGGCGACGTCAACCTGTTGGGCGGCATCCCCTTCGTCGAGGTCATGATCGGCCTCTTCGCTCTGGGGGAGGTGCTGCGGCAGATCCGTGTGGGTGCGGCCGCTCCGATCCGGGCGCGGTTCCGCGACATGGTGATCTCGCGTCGCGAGATCATGCAGAGCGGTCCGGCGATCCTTCGTGGGAGCGGCATCGGCTTCCTTCTGGGCATCCTGCCGGGCGCCGGGTCCACCCTCGCCTCATTCATGGCCTACGGCATCGAGCGCCGCGTCTCGCGCAACGGCGCGTCGTTCGGTCGCGGTGCGATCGAGGGAGTGGCGGCACCGGAGAGCGCGAACAACGCGGCTGCGAACGCGAACTTCGTGCCCACACTGTCACTCGGCATCCCCGGTGGGGCGACGACCGCGGTCCTGCTCGGCGCGTTCACCGTCTACGGGCTGCAGCCTGGACCGCTGCTGTTCGAGACGCAGCCCGCGCTGGTCTGGGGTCTGCTGGTGTCGTTCTTCATCGGCAACGTCATCCTGCTGCTGCTGAACCTGCCGCTGGCACCGGTGTTCGCTCAGATGCTGCGGATCCCGTACGGCTACCTCTACCCGATCATCCTGCTGACCAGCATCATCGGAGCCTTCTCCGTGTCGAACAACATGTTCAGCGTCTGGATCGTGCTGGTCTTCGGCCTGGTCGGCTGGCTGATGAAGGAGCTCGACCTGCCCATCGCGCCCCTGGTGCTCGGGTTGGTCCTCGGACCGCTGTTCGAGAAGGCGCTCGTGCAGACCTCGGCGCTGGGCGAGGGCAACTTCGGCATCATGCTGCAGAGCCCGACCGCTCTCGGTGTGCTGGTGTTCGCCGCGCTGCTGATCGTCGTCCCGCCGGTCGTCTCGCGAGCGCGGGCGCGGCGCACGCCGCGCGAGCATCAGAGCGTCTGA
- a CDS encoding tripartite tricarboxylate transporter TctB family protein, protein MTGVLRRANIVASATVALLGAAAVIGAASYGYVDDEGLVDAGFLPALCGAVVFVLALVDLVHQIRRRPEIETLAEEVSDSILESAPATTDRVQTSPELDIFGRDQRARNRQLVLVIAALLAAILLVPLIGLLLALASLMIFVSIVVEHRRILSTVIITAVTVALFHVVFRVFLGVPLPTGLLGVL, encoded by the coding sequence ATGACCGGTGTGCTCCGCAGGGCCAACATCGTCGCCTCCGCGACGGTGGCCCTGCTGGGCGCGGCGGCCGTGATCGGAGCCGCGTCCTACGGCTACGTCGACGACGAGGGATTGGTCGACGCCGGCTTTCTCCCGGCCTTATGCGGAGCGGTCGTGTTCGTCCTGGCGCTGGTGGACCTGGTGCATCAGATCCGCAGGCGACCCGAGATCGAGACGCTCGCCGAGGAGGTGTCCGACTCGATCCTGGAGTCGGCACCCGCGACGACGGACCGTGTGCAGACCTCGCCCGAGCTCGACATCTTCGGTCGGGATCAGCGCGCCCGCAACCGTCAGCTCGTCCTCGTCATCGCCGCCCTGCTGGCGGCGATCCTGCTCGTGCCGCTGATCGGGCTGCTGCTGGCGCTGGCGAGCCTCATGATCTTCGTCTCGATCGTCGTCGAGCACCGCCGCATCCTGTCCACCGTGATCATCACGGCCGTCACGGTCGCGTTGTTCCACGTCGTCTTCCGCGTCTTCCTCGGTGTGCCCCTGCCCACCGGACTGCTAGGGGTGCTGTAG
- a CDS encoding tripartite tricarboxylate transporter substrate binding protein → MKLTRIGLPVIGLSALALVGCGATAGTGGDSGPGSAVMIVPFSAGGGSDVSGRAIASGLEEAAGVNITTENREGGSGAVGYSYFLGQQGNEGILLASETALLALPLTQDVQFDYTSFTPIMKLGDDYTLLVVRDDSPFESCEQVVDTAESERVIAAVSGATSLDEIVFTLVEQDQDVTFDRVPYESGSEVLAGLLGGTVDVASLNPSEVLGQIESGDLRALCAFADDRYEYEALSDIPTASEQGIDVAFAQYRGFIAPGGISEEARQFWIDAAEEFATSDAYTEYIESNLMQPDAAYGDDFVAYLEGNNADLEAVLR, encoded by the coding sequence GTGAAACTCACCCGTATCGGCCTGCCCGTGATCGGCCTGTCGGCCCTCGCTCTCGTGGGATGCGGCGCCACCGCCGGCACCGGCGGCGACTCCGGACCCGGAAGCGCGGTCATGATCGTCCCCTTCTCGGCGGGAGGCGGCTCCGACGTGTCGGGCCGCGCGATCGCCTCCGGCCTCGAGGAGGCGGCCGGGGTCAACATCACCACCGAGAACCGCGAGGGAGGATCCGGCGCGGTCGGCTACTCCTACTTCCTCGGCCAGCAGGGCAACGAAGGAATCCTGCTCGCTTCCGAGACCGCGCTGCTGGCGCTCCCTCTCACGCAGGACGTGCAGTTCGATTACACCTCGTTCACGCCCATCATGAAGCTCGGTGACGACTACACCCTCCTCGTCGTCCGTGACGATTCGCCGTTCGAATCCTGCGAGCAGGTCGTCGACACCGCCGAGTCCGAACGCGTCATCGCGGCCGTCTCCGGAGCGACGAGCCTCGACGAGATCGTCTTCACGCTCGTCGAGCAGGACCAGGACGTGACCTTCGACCGCGTTCCGTACGAGTCGGGCAGCGAAGTGCTCGCCGGTCTTCTCGGCGGAACGGTCGACGTGGCCTCCCTGAACCCCAGCGAAGTGCTGGGCCAGATCGAATCCGGCGACCTGCGAGCCCTCTGCGCCTTCGCCGACGACCGATACGAGTACGAGGCACTCTCCGACATCCCCACCGCGTCGGAGCAGGGCATCGACGTCGCCTTCGCCCAGTACCGCGGCTTCATCGCACCCGGCGGTATCAGCGAGGAGGCCCGGCAGTTCTGGATCGATGCGGCCGAGGAGTTCGCGACGAGCGACGCCTACACCGAGTACATCGAGAGCAACCTCATGCAGCCCGACGCCGCGTACGGCGACGACTTCGTCGCCTATCTCGAGGGCAACAACGCAGACCTCGAGGCCGTGCTCCGATGA
- a CDS encoding 4-hydroxythreonine-4-phosphate dehydrogenase PdxA: MTENTPRIALIFGDPAGVGPELVARQLATPETRGRAEIFLISDEQELTDAMTDAGVDFAWSPERGTGLPTLVDNSAHRPVDRFERGVATREGGQWAMSNLRRALEMAKAGEIDAIVFAPLNKTSLHLAGMTENDEMAWFETVLDDGTAATELNILPELVTGRVTSHVPLSQVADNISFDLVVERGQLLEEVLKGRGIANPRIGVCALNPHAGENGTFGREEIDVIAPAVEELKNRGVDAAGPFPSDTIFIHARDGAFDGILTMYHDQGQIAVKLLGFDRGVTMAGGLSVPVCTPAHGTAFPLVGRRAVNTGAYENAFSVAVGVGARRRAATLATS, from the coding sequence GTGACCGAGAACACTCCCCGTATCGCCCTCATCTTCGGCGACCCCGCCGGGGTCGGCCCGGAACTGGTCGCCCGGCAGTTGGCGACGCCCGAGACGCGCGGACGCGCAGAGATCTTCCTCATCTCCGACGAGCAGGAGTTGACCGATGCCATGACCGACGCGGGCGTCGACTTCGCGTGGTCGCCCGAACGCGGCACCGGGCTTCCGACCCTGGTCGACAACAGCGCTCACCGCCCGGTCGACCGTTTCGAGCGCGGTGTCGCCACCCGGGAGGGCGGACAGTGGGCGATGTCCAACCTGCGGCGCGCGCTCGAGATGGCCAAGGCGGGGGAGATCGACGCGATCGTCTTCGCTCCGCTGAACAAGACGTCGCTGCACCTCGCGGGTATGACCGAGAACGACGAGATGGCGTGGTTCGAGACCGTCCTCGACGACGGCACCGCCGCGACGGAGCTCAACATCCTCCCCGAACTCGTCACGGGCCGGGTCACCTCGCACGTCCCCCTCTCCCAGGTGGCGGACAACATCTCCTTCGACCTCGTCGTCGAGCGCGGTCAGCTCCTCGAAGAGGTGCTGAAGGGCCGCGGCATCGCCAACCCTCGCATCGGCGTCTGCGCGCTCAATCCGCACGCCGGCGAGAACGGTACGTTCGGGCGCGAGGAGATCGACGTCATCGCCCCCGCCGTCGAAGAACTCAAGAACCGCGGAGTGGATGCCGCCGGCCCGTTCCCGAGCGACACGATCTTCATCCACGCGCGCGACGGCGCGTTCGACGGCATCCTGACCATGTATCACGACCAGGGGCAGATCGCGGTGAAGCTCCTCGGCTTCGACCGTGGCGTCACCATGGCCGGCGGCCTGAGCGTGCCGGTCTGCACTCCCGCACACGGGACGGCGTTCCCGCTCGTCGGCCGGCGCGCGGTCAACACGGGCGCCTACGAGAACGCGTTCTCCGTCGCTGTCGGCGTCGGCGCGCGTCGACGTGCAGCAACGCTCGCGACCTCCTGA
- a CDS encoding sugar phosphate isomerase/epimerase family protein — translation MQTTPLSWQLASCVLGLSATDPHGRPATSADAGFWFEQLGDVAAEGFGAVEISDAWIRVADLTASRRSELVSVTRSVGLDIPALHVQRASVIAPDRGEQNLAYHHASLDAAAELGVSVYSTGLHHPFSPQQERALWFWTAPGPRDPDDDDMRALAVRRIRELGVHAAELGLELSLELYEDTYLGTGAGAVRFVEEVGLTNVGLNPDVGNLIRLHRPVESWLELYETTLPYANYWHAKNYLRDETPDGEHIATAPSTLRDGVINYRVVLDIARRVGYRGVITCEHYGGDSLSVCGANRRYLTHLMSRRSVASPSRTGITDAAASIERTPSL, via the coding sequence ATGCAAACGACTCCTCTTTCCTGGCAGCTTGCGAGCTGTGTGCTCGGGCTGTCAGCGACAGATCCCCACGGACGCCCCGCCACGTCCGCCGATGCGGGCTTCTGGTTCGAGCAGTTGGGTGATGTCGCCGCAGAGGGGTTCGGCGCCGTCGAGATCAGCGACGCGTGGATCCGGGTGGCCGATCTGACGGCATCCCGACGGTCCGAGCTCGTGAGCGTCACGCGTTCGGTGGGGCTCGACATCCCCGCACTGCACGTGCAGCGGGCGAGCGTCATCGCCCCCGACCGCGGCGAGCAGAACCTCGCCTACCACCACGCCTCCCTCGATGCCGCGGCCGAACTCGGCGTGAGCGTGTACTCCACGGGCCTGCACCACCCGTTCTCGCCGCAGCAGGAACGGGCGCTGTGGTTCTGGACGGCACCCGGCCCCCGCGACCCCGATGACGACGACATGCGCGCGCTCGCCGTGCGGCGCATCCGCGAGCTCGGCGTCCACGCCGCAGAACTCGGTCTGGAGCTCTCGCTCGAGCTCTACGAAGACACCTACCTGGGGACCGGGGCCGGCGCCGTGCGGTTCGTCGAGGAGGTCGGGCTCACCAACGTCGGTTTGAACCCCGACGTCGGCAACCTCATCCGTCTCCACCGACCCGTCGAGTCCTGGCTCGAGCTCTACGAGACCACTCTGCCGTACGCCAACTACTGGCACGCCAAAAACTATCTGCGCGACGAGACCCCCGACGGCGAGCACATCGCCACTGCACCCAGCACCCTGCGAGACGGCGTCATCAACTATCGCGTCGTCCTCGATATCGCCCGCCGCGTCGGATACCGGGGCGTCATCACCTGCGAGCACTACGGCGGCGACTCGCTCAGCGTCTGCGGCGCGAATCGCCGCTACCTCACCCACCTCATGTCGCGACGAAGCGTCGCGTCGCCGAGCCGGACGGGCATCACCGACGCCGCGGCATCCATCGAAAGGACTCCATCGCTGTGA
- a CDS encoding GntR family transcriptional regulator: MSLFQESVPITGAVERRVLRDRVYDVILDRLMNGEVQPGVRLGIDILAKELDVSPTPVREALVQLERTGLVSREARRGYRVAAPLSVAQTAELFDARIVIETGAAALAAPRAGELLPRLVEAEERHHRTADAVLELDDDDPRMAARLSEYFDADWRFHQAIFDRCENTHLQQMAESLGTHMHRRRQSSMGRTNDVAFAVAEHDAIVDAFRVGEVAGIVDAMRSHVSNVKARAIESARAAEAG, from the coding sequence ATGAGTTTGTTCCAGGAAAGCGTGCCGATCACGGGCGCTGTCGAACGACGTGTGCTGCGTGACCGCGTCTATGACGTCATCCTCGACCGCCTGATGAACGGCGAGGTGCAACCGGGCGTCCGCCTGGGCATCGACATCCTCGCCAAGGAGCTCGACGTCTCGCCGACACCTGTGCGCGAGGCGCTCGTGCAGCTGGAGCGCACCGGTCTCGTGTCACGCGAAGCGCGACGGGGGTACCGCGTTGCGGCACCGCTCTCCGTTGCGCAGACGGCGGAACTCTTCGACGCGCGCATCGTGATCGAGACCGGGGCCGCCGCCTTGGCTGCGCCACGGGCGGGGGAGTTGCTGCCCCGACTCGTCGAAGCGGAGGAGCGTCACCACCGCACTGCCGACGCCGTCCTCGAGCTCGACGACGACGATCCGCGCATGGCGGCTCGACTGTCCGAGTACTTCGACGCCGACTGGCGCTTCCACCAGGCCATCTTCGACCGGTGCGAGAACACGCACCTGCAGCAGATGGCCGAGTCCCTGGGGACGCACATGCATCGGCGTCGGCAGAGCTCCATGGGCCGCACCAATGATGTGGCGTTCGCCGTGGCCGAGCACGACGCGATCGTCGATGCCTTCCGGGTGGGCGAGGTCGCGGGCATCGTGGATGCGATGCGGTCGCACGTCAGCAACGTCAAGGCCCGCGCGATCGAATCGGCACGCGCCGCCGAAGCCGGCTGA